The Marinobacter sp. SS13-12 region AAAACCGCAAGACCAGATTTCAATGCTTTCGACGGGTTAACAGAAAATATTCCCGTCTCGCACCTTACTCGTCATCATCCTCGGTGAGGAGATCACGGGAGATCATGCCAGCGGCGATTTCGCGCAGGGCAATAACCGTTGGCTTATCGTTCTCTTCAGGAACCATCGGCTCGAAGCCCTTGGTTGCGATCTGGCGGGCGCGCTTGGTGGCCAGCATAACCAGCTGGAACCGGTTATCAACGTGTTCAAGGCAATCTTCAACGGTAACTCGTGCCATAACTTCCCCGACAATAGCAATAATGACTGATTTCAGCAGACCGCGTAGTGTAATCTCGCGGGCCCAATTTGTATACAGCTAAAACCCATACTCAACGGCGCTCGGACAACCTGGTCAGCAATCCGGAATACCTGAGCTGCTGCGCCTGCATGCGCAGGCGGTGGCAGCGAACGATCGACAGCAGGTCGTCCAGCGCGACGTTGAACTCGTCGTTAACCACCAGGTATTCGAACTCCACCGCGTGGCTGCACTCGACCGCCGCTTCGTTCAGACGCCGCTCCACCACCTCCGACGTATCCGTTCCACGTCCGTTCAGACGCTTCCTCAGCGCCTCCGGTGACGGCGGCACGATAAAAATACTGACGCAGTCCGGCATCAGACGGCGTACCTGCTCTGCACCTTGCCAGTCAATTTCCAGGATTACATCCTTCCCTCCGGCCAGTGTCTGTTTTACCCAGACCTGGGATGTACCGTAGTAATTCCCGAAAACATCCGCGTGTTCCAGGAAATCGCCGCGGCCAATCATCGCCTCGAAGTCATCACGGCTGACAAAATGGTAGTTAATACCATTTTGCTCCCCGGGACGCATGGGGCGAGTGGTATGGGAGACGGACACGCACAGCTGCGCGTCCTGTTCGAGCATGGCCGCCACCAGGCTGGTTTTCCCCGCCCCTGACGGTGCGGAAATAACATACAGCGTACCCTGCTCAGCTGCCTGATTCATGGTGCAAAAACTCCAAAACCCCGACTGGTTTACAGCAGCAGCGTAGCGTCAAACACCACGACTGCAGCAACAAGGCCTGCGATTATACGGCGTTTGGCCGCCTATCGCACCCGTCCACGGGGGAAGGTACGTTGATCCGGCGTAGCTTCAGTCATGCCAGACACAGCGGTTGCGCCCCTGATCTTTTGCCAGGTACAGACGGTGGTCTGCAATTTCCAGCAAGCGGATCATATCCACCTCATTGTCGCCCGGCACGGCACCGGCGACACCCATACTGACGGTGACATAAGGCGCCGCTTCCGAATGGCTGTGGGGAATGGCCAGCGCATTGACGTCGTGGCGTATTCTCTGTGCGACTGCCCTCGCGCCGTCAAGATCCGTACCGGGAAGCACACAGACAAACTCCTCCCCGCCATAGCGCGCCACAATATCCGTGGGGCGGGTCAAAGCGCCGCTCAACGCGCGGGCCACCGAGCGCAGACAATCGTCCCCTACGGCATGGCCGTAGTTGTCGTTAAAGGGCTTGAAGTAGTCGATATCAATGAAAATCAGCGACAGGGGCTGGCTCAGGTCTGCCGCCTGGTACCAGCATTTTTCCAGGAAGTCATCGAAAAAACGCCGGTTTGGTATGCCCGTCAAGCCGTCAATGGTCGATATCTGATGCAGCGCGTCGCGCTGGTCCAGCCCCTTCTGGAAGGCCTGCATAAGATTGTCCAGCTCCCGCACCAGGCGCCCTAACTCATCACGGCGGGAGTGCGGAGTATTGGGTCTGGGCCATCGCCCTGGCTGTTTCAGGCTCACAGCGGCAATGGCACGATAAATACTGAGCAGGGGCCGGGTGATCAGGAAGTGGAAAACCAGCACCACCAGCACGGCAATGCTCAATGCTTCAACAATACCCAGCAGGAACAGGCGTCGCCCACGCTGCACATAAGACTCGCCAATCGAAGCGGCGGAGAGTACCAGCCGAAGTTGACCAACCGGCAGCGGCTCGGGGGTCCGGGACACGGAATAATCCAGTGACTTCTGATAGTGGGTGACGTCACCGAACAATGCCTGCAAGAGTACCCCGGCCTGCTCGCTGGACGCATCGCCCTTCTCCATCAACACCCGACCGAAGTCATCGCGCAGGGAAACATAACGGACACTGCGGTAATTGTAGAGGCCTTCAACCACCTGGTTGGCCAGATCCGGATTGAGCTGAAAGGCAGCTTCCGCGGCAGACCCTTCAACCAGGTTCAGCAACCGCTCCATATCTTCCCGGGTTTCCGCTCGCACCATCCGGGCGTCCGACACCAGCTGAAAGACCCCGGTGCCCGCACTCAGCAGCAGGGCAATGACGAACGTCACCAGAGCCTGCCGGGTGGTGATACTGTGCCAGCGGGTTACTTTTGCGCCTTTTTCTTCCGGTTTCATTCTCCGTTCCCCAGAACCTGCTGCCGTATCTGGTGGTAACGACCTTCCTCTTTCAGGTGTTCAACCCGGGTTTGCAGTTGTTTCAGGAAACGGGCTGGAACGGACTTGTGGCAAGCAAGATAGATCGCACTGCGCCGAAAGGTAAACAGCCTTTCAAGCCGAACCCCGGCGCTGCCTGCCACGACCTCGGCCACGTCTGGGCCGGTCACCCAAACATCAATAAGGCCGGACGTCAGTCGTTTGAGGTTTTCACTGTCCCGGGATGCATTGATAATCTCAACGCCCTGGTTTGCCACATGAATACTGATGGCATCCTCATGGAAACTACCAACCCTCAGGCCCTTCAATTCCTCCAGGCTGGTCGCCTCGATACTGCGCCCCGGCAGGGCGAAGGCCGCCCACTCTGTCTCTACCAGCGGCCCCACCCAGTGGAACATGGCCTCTCGCTCGGCGGTGCGAGCGGTGGAGTACACGCAGTTCCCGGGCCGCAGCCTCGCCTCGCTGAAGGCCCTCGCCCAGGGCACCAGCAGGAAGTTCACGGGGTGATCTATTGCAGTCAGCGCTTCCTGCAACAGCCTGGTGGAAATGCCGTCTATCTCGCCCTGGTCATTGATAAAATTATAAGGCGGGTATTCTTCTGTGTAGAAGGTGATGGGCTCAGCCGCCTGGGCATGTCCCCACACCCACAAGGCAAGGCATGGAAAAAGCAGGAACTTCAGTTCCTGTCGACAAATCAGGCGGTGCATGCCTCCCTCCTCATTCAATTGGCGGTATCTTGCCCCGGGCGCGAAGGTCGTCAAGTATCTGCTGCAACCGCTCAACAACGGCAGGATCGGTATCGCCGTTGACTGCAAAGTACAGTGGGTCCTCAGACAGGACATAGACAGTCTCGAAATCGTCCGGATCATGCCCATGCTTCCTCAACAGCCAATGCGCCACATCTTCACCATAGGCCCACAGGTTGACCCGGTTGGCGACCAGCATGTTCATCGCACTCTCGTTATTCACAGCCGTGTGCATGCGGGCGGTATTAACACCGGATTCCAGCAATTTCTGGGCACCTATGTCCTCCCCGATAACCACCATACTGAAGTTACCGTTTTGCAGGGCCTCCTGGTTCTGGATCGAGATATTGCTGTCTTTCCTGGCCAGCAACACCACGCGTCCGGCCGCCAGGGGGCCCACCCACTGAAACAGGTCCTCGCGGGCACTGGTACGGGTGGTGGAAAACAGCACGGTATCCGGCGTAAGCAGGGTGGTGTCATAGCCTCTGGCCCACGGCAGCACCCGGATATCCGTGGTTTTCGTAGTGCTTCCGGCGTGTTGCAGCATGGCCTTCAGGATTCCAACGGATGAACCCTTCAGCTCACCTTCGTCCAGGTAATTGTAGGGTGGGTAATGCTCCGTTATGAAGGTGAGCCGATCAAGCTCAGAGGCGGCCCCGTAAAGAGGGCCGAAGAAAAAAATCACCAGTAGGCAGCGACAAAGCTTTGTCATGGGCAGTTACTTCAGTACAGCACAACGCGTGGCCTGTTTTTTGTATGTACCTGGCTGCTACCAGGAACATGTCTTTGTTATCGTCAAGGTAGCACATGCCAGGCATCCTGTACGGATTACCTACAGGTGTGGCCAACAAACCGCTATTGGCCGCAGCCGCTCTACTCCAGGTTCTGTACCTGCTCCCGCATCTGCTCAATGAGCACCTTCAGATCAACGGCAGCCCTGGTCACCCGGGCATCGATACTTTTGCTACTGAGGGTGTTGGCCTCACGGTTCAGCTCCTGCATCAGAAAGTCCAGCCGACGGCCGATGGCATCATCGCCCTGAAGGGTCTCTGACACTTCGGTGATATGGGCGTCCAGCCGGTCAAGCTCTTCGGCCACGTCACTTTTCTGGGCCAGCATGACCATTTCCTGGGCAATTCGGTCAGGGTCAATGTCGACCTTTGCCTGCTCAAAGCGGTTTTTCAGGTGCTCTTCCTGGGCGCGAATCAGCTCCGGCATGCGCTCCCGCACCTCAGCGATCAGTTTGCCCATGGTGGCCAG contains the following coding sequences:
- the rpoZ gene encoding DNA-directed RNA polymerase subunit omega; its protein translation is MARVTVEDCLEHVDNRFQLVMLATKRARQIATKGFEPMVPEENDKPTVIALREIAAGMISRDLLTEDDDE
- the gmk gene encoding guanylate kinase; protein product: MNQAAEQGTLYVISAPSGAGKTSLVAAMLEQDAQLCVSVSHTTRPMRPGEQNGINYHFVSRDDFEAMIGRGDFLEHADVFGNYYGTSQVWVKQTLAGGKDVILEIDWQGAEQVRRLMPDCVSIFIVPPSPEALRKRLNGRGTDTSEVVERRLNEAAVECSHAVEFEYLVVNDEFNVALDDLLSIVRCHRLRMQAQQLRYSGLLTRLSERR
- a CDS encoding diguanylate cyclase; protein product: MKPEEKGAKVTRWHSITTRQALVTFVIALLLSAGTGVFQLVSDARMVRAETREDMERLLNLVEGSAAEAAFQLNPDLANQVVEGLYNYRSVRYVSLRDDFGRVLMEKGDASSEQAGVLLQALFGDVTHYQKSLDYSVSRTPEPLPVGQLRLVLSAASIGESYVQRGRRLFLLGIVEALSIAVLVVLVFHFLITRPLLSIYRAIAAVSLKQPGRWPRPNTPHSRRDELGRLVRELDNLMQAFQKGLDQRDALHQISTIDGLTGIPNRRFFDDFLEKCWYQAADLSQPLSLIFIDIDYFKPFNDNYGHAVGDDCLRSVARALSGALTRPTDIVARYGGEEFVCVLPGTDLDGARAVAQRIRHDVNALAIPHSHSEAAPYVTVSMGVAGAVPGDNEVDMIRLLEIADHRLYLAKDQGRNRCVWHD
- a CDS encoding ABC transporter substrate-binding protein yields the protein MHRLICRQELKFLLFPCLALWVWGHAQAAEPITFYTEEYPPYNFINDQGEIDGISTRLLQEALTAIDHPVNFLLVPWARAFSEARLRPGNCVYSTARTAEREAMFHWVGPLVETEWAAFALPGRSIEATSLEELKGLRVGSFHEDAISIHVANQGVEIINASRDSENLKRLTSGLIDVWVTGPDVAEVVAGSAGVRLERLFTFRRSAIYLACHKSVPARFLKQLQTRVEHLKEEGRYHQIRQQVLGNGE
- a CDS encoding transporter substrate-binding domain-containing protein produces the protein MTKLCRCLLVIFFFGPLYGAASELDRLTFITEHYPPYNYLDEGELKGSSVGILKAMLQHAGSTTKTTDIRVLPWARGYDTTLLTPDTVLFSTTRTSAREDLFQWVGPLAAGRVVLLARKDSNISIQNQEALQNGNFSMVVIGEDIGAQKLLESGVNTARMHTAVNNESAMNMLVANRVNLWAYGEDVAHWLLRKHGHDPDDFETVYVLSEDPLYFAVNGDTDPAVVERLQQILDDLRARGKIPPIE